The proteins below are encoded in one region of Alosa sapidissima isolate fAloSap1 chromosome 24, fAloSap1.pri, whole genome shotgun sequence:
- the pgap3 gene encoding post-GPI attachment to proteins factor 3 has product MGQSFGPVTSFIVLVSAVLLLSASVHSSQGDKEPVYRDCVNQCVRTNCTGARLRGFQSTQPPYMALTGWTCRDDCKYQCMWTTVGLYQAEGYRVPQFHGKWPFARFLCFEEPASALASLLNGLACLLMLLRYRSAVPRQSPMYHTINAFSLVSLNAWFWSTVFHTRDTYLTEKMDYFCASAVILYSIYMCCVRTLGLRRPGVSSMVGALLILAFTSHVSYLTFISFDYGYNMAANATIGMVNLLWWLCWCWQNRRTLPYWWKCSLVVVLLHGLALLELLDFPPLFWVLDAHAVWHLSTVPVHFLFYSFLIDDSLHLLNTEKTGVKLE; this is encoded by the exons ATGGGTCAGTCCTTTGGTCCTGTTACCAGCTTCATCGTGCTGGTAAGCGCCGTCCTTCTGCTGTCGGCTTCCGTTCATAGCTCCCAGGGCGACAAGGAGCCAGTATACCGGGATTGCGTGAATCAGTGTGTCCGGACCAACTGCACTGGGGCCCGGCTACGTGGTTTCCAGTCCACCCAGCCTCCTTACATGGCGTTGACAG GTTGGACATGTCGTGATGACTGTAAGTACCAGTGCATGTGGACTACTGTGGGACTGTATCAGGCAGAGGGGTACAGAGTGCCACAATTCCATGGAAaa TGGCCCTTTGCTCGTTTCCTCTGTTTCGAGGAGCCGGCATCAGCGCTGGCATCTCTGCTGAATGGCCTGGCCTgcctgctgatgctgctgcgcTACCGAAGCGCTGTGCCACGCCAGAGCCCCATGTACCACACCATCAATGCCTTCTCTCTG gTCTCTCTCAACGCTTGGTTCTGGTCTACAGTGTTCCACACCAGAGACACGTACCTAACTGAG AAAATGGACTACTTCTGTGCATCCGCAGTCATCCTCTACTCCATCTACATGTGCTGTGTGAG GACGCTGGGACTGCGTCGGCCAGGTGTGTCCAGTATGGTGGGAGCGCTGCTCATCCTGGCCTTCACCTCCCACGTCTCCTATCTCACGTTCATCAGCTTTGACTATGGATACAACATGGCTGCCAACGCCACCATCG GCATGGTGAACCTGCTGTGGTGGCTGTGCTGGTGCTGGCAGAACCGGCGCACGCTGCCCTACTGGTGGAAGTGCAgcctggtggtggtgctgctgcacGGCCTGGCCCTGCTGGAGCTGCTGGACTTCCCCCCGCTCTTCTGGGTGCTGGACGCACACGCCGTCTGGCACCTCAGCACCGTGCCCGTCCACTTCCTCTTctacag TTTCCTGATTGATGACAGTCTGCACCTCCTCAACACAGAGAAGACAGGAGTCAAACTCGAGTAG